The Acidimicrobiales bacterium sequence GGTGCCGGCGCGCGCGCCCTACGCCCGGATCGTCCGGGTCGGCGCGGCTGCGCTCGCCCTCCGTCAGGGCATGGGATTCGGCGAGATCGACGATCTCCGCCTCGCCATCGACGAGGCGATGATCGTCCTGCTCGACGGGTTGGATGACGACACCGAGTCGCCCGAGGTCGACATCGACGTGGTGTTCCGCGTCGACGACGGCCGGTTCGAGCTCGAGGCCACCCGCGGCACCACGGGCGTCGTCAGCGAGGCGGCCGTGCACCGATTCGATGCGATCGCCGGCGGGCTCGTCGACGACTACGACATCGACCCCGAACACGGCTGGCTGCGGCTCTGCAAGACGCCCACCCCGACCACCGACGACGACTGACGGCGCGGCGGCGCTCACGGCGATCGCCTAGCGGCCGCTGGACCCGAACCCGGTCTCGCCTCGCTCCGTGTCGTCCAGCACCTCGACTTCGACGAAGGCGACATCGGCCACCGCCTGCACGACGAGCTGCGCGATGCGCTCCCCCCGCATGATCTCGAACGGCGTGTCCGGGTCGAGGTTGACCAGGCACACCTTCAGCTCCCCGCGATAGCCGCTGTCGACCAGGCCGGGCGTGTTGAGCACGGTCACCCCGTGCTTCGCGGCGAGACCGCTGCGCGGCTGCACGAACCCGGCGTAGCCCTCCGGCAGCGCGATCGCGATGCCGGTCGGCACGACGGCCCGACCACCGCCGGGGGCGAGCACCACGGTCTCCCGCGCAACCAGATCGACACCGGCGTCGCCGGACTTCGCGTAGGCCGGCAGCGGAAGCTCGGGGTCGAGACGCAGGACGGGCAGGTCGATCACGGCCGCACCCTAGCGAGCCAACGGTCGGGCCGGCTCGCCGTCTACCCTGGCCCGATGCTCGCCTGGATGGATCTCGAGATGACGGGGCTCGACCCCGACCGCCACACGATCGTCGAGATCGCCACGCTGCTGACCGACGACGATCTCGACATCGTCGCGGAGGGCCCCGACCTGATCGTCCACGCGACCGCGGACGAGCTCGCCCACATGGACGACTTCGTCACCGACATGCACACCCGTAGCGGTCTCCTCGAGGAGATCACCGCCTCCACGATCAGCCTCGAAGAAGCCGGGGCGCAGACCCTCGCCTTTCTCCGCGAGCACATCGACGAGCCCCGCAGCGTGCCGCTGTGCGGCAACTCGA is a genomic window containing:
- the dut gene encoding dUTP diphosphatase codes for the protein MIDLPVLRLDPELPLPAYAKSGDAGVDLVARETVVLAPGGGRAVVPTGIAIALPEGYAGFVQPRSGLAAKHGVTVLNTPGLVDSGYRGELKVCLVNLDPDTPFEIMRGERIAQLVVQAVADVAFVEVEVLDDTERGETGFGSSGR
- the orn gene encoding oligoribonuclease; translation: MLAWMDLEMTGLDPDRHTIVEIATLLTDDDLDIVAEGPDLIVHATADELAHMDDFVTDMHTRSGLLEEITASTISLEEAGAQTLAFLREHIDEPRSVPLCGNSIGTDRRFLAKQLPDVEEFLHYRSVDVSTLKELARRWHPEAFASAPKKAAGHRALDDIRESLDELRHYRAALFVSSASSQ